A DNA window from Pontiella agarivorans contains the following coding sequences:
- a CDS encoding EF-hand domain-containing protein → MKTQLIIAAVFAAGAALAQQQGGQERREPPTAEQLIARLDKDNDGKISKTEFDGPSEHFTQFDANGDGYLSSNELPSGPPSTGRSGQQGMQNPAGAQQGTVSGSRSEADFVTRLDKDGDGKVSSSEFDGPSEHFTQLDQNGDGYISSSEAPSGPPQGQRGGRR, encoded by the coding sequence ATGAAAACACAACTCATCATCGCAGCCGTATTCGCCGCCGGAGCCGCTCTTGCACAACAGCAGGGCGGGCAGGAACGCCGTGAACCTCCGACCGCGGAGCAGCTGATTGCCCGGCTGGATAAGGATAACGACGGAAAAATATCGAAGACGGAATTCGACGGACCGTCTGAACATTTTACGCAGTTTGATGCCAACGGGGACGGTTACCTGAGCAGCAACGAACTGCCGTCCGGTCCGCCGTCCACCGGCCGGTCCGGTCAGCAGGGTATGCAGAACCCGGCGGGGGCGCAGCAGGGGACTGTCTCCGGGAGCCGTTCCGAAGCGGACTTTGTTACGCGGTTGGATAAAGACGGCGACGGCAAGGTTTCGAGCTCTGAATTTGACGGACCGTCCGAACACTTCACGCAGCTCGACCAGAACGGCGACGGATATATCAGCTCTTCCGAAGCGCCGTCGGGTCCTCCGCAGGGACAGCGCGGCGGACGTCGGTAA
- a CDS encoding PLDc N-terminal domain-containing protein produces MNAISFGISGGPDGLVVLLLILPTVFWIWTIVDCSKHESAEGSDRLVWLIVIILIGIIGSLTYCFVRRPARIREHRLQTDGEDDSKNALC; encoded by the coding sequence ATGAATGCGATTTCTTTTGGAATATCCGGAGGACCGGACGGACTGGTGGTGCTGCTCCTGATCCTGCCGACTGTTTTCTGGATTTGGACGATAGTCGATTGCTCAAAGCATGAATCGGCCGAAGGAAGTGACAGACTGGTCTGGCTGATCGTTATTATTCTGATCGGAATTATCGGTTCGCTGACCTACTGCTTTGTGCGAAGACCGGCTCGGATCCGGGAACACCGGCTGCAAACCGACGGTGAAGATGATTCGAAAAACGCCCTGTGCTAA
- a CDS encoding ferric reductase-like transmembrane domain-containing protein: MKKMIFLTLYFALFAGVPVLLALGQDVPVGHTYQQWVLFLSLAGFGLLLGLFWLSRLYAREAAPMKFSSTMRWHKYIGYVGGLFMLVHPVLMIGRRFLVEESNPLENLILMVKSPLMLTGIIAWFLLLLIVALAFVRKYLNYQTFRIIHGILSLVFAVFSTWHVIRIGRHSNLVMSVFWILAAGTACISLLLAYLPVHKAAPVKIYEGETHEPA, translated from the coding sequence ATGAAAAAAATGATATTTCTAACGCTCTATTTTGCTCTATTCGCCGGTGTTCCGGTGCTGCTGGCTCTGGGGCAGGATGTGCCGGTCGGGCATACCTATCAGCAGTGGGTGCTCTTTCTGAGTCTGGCCGGTTTCGGGCTGCTGCTGGGCCTTTTCTGGCTTTCCCGGCTCTATGCCCGCGAGGCCGCGCCCATGAAATTTTCCAGCACGATGCGCTGGCATAAATATATCGGCTATGTGGGCGGCCTGTTCATGCTCGTGCATCCGGTGTTGATGATCGGCCGTCGCTTTCTGGTGGAGGAGTCGAATCCGCTGGAGAATCTTATTCTGATGGTTAAATCGCCGTTAATGCTCACGGGGATCATTGCCTGGTTCCTGCTGCTGCTGATTGTTGCTCTGGCCTTTGTTCGGAAATATTTAAACTATCAGACGTTCCGCATCATTCACGGAATCCTTTCATTGGTGTTTGCCGTCTTTTCAACCTGGCATGTCATCCGGATCGGACGGCACAGCAACCTGGTGATGTCGGTTTTCTGGATCCTGGCGGCCGGGACCGCATGTATCAGCCTGCTGCTGGCCTATCTGCCGGTGCATAAAGCAGCCCCTGTAAAAATTTACGAAGGAGAAACGCATGAACCCGCTTAA
- a CDS encoding SpoIIE family protein phosphatase — protein MTPENTELLQQLLDNMTDNIFFKDRDSRFILMNRSCAQWNGFENPQAAIGKDDFDLLSEEFARTARNDELHIFETGEPLKAKEEHVEWEDGHMKWVSTTKVPLRDRDGHITGCIGIGRDITELKQKEEELEAALNELRRTNALLRQANEQIASDLQMAAHLQQTFLPHNYPVFLSGDGKPLLDFHYFYEADNKLGGDYCAVHRLDDHRAGLLICDVMGHGVRAALITGLIRCISDHLATHLSSAGEFLTTLNRQLHPMLQSEDAFLFATACCLVVDVRTGELTGAVAGHPAPYLIRPGEHSAEPLPIAESDTGPALAITPDFEYSTFALQLQPRDEVLMYTDGIVEAENETGEEFGERRLQELLIRENEVTLKALFPRILEAARAHAGSSKLGDDVCLLGFSLNALQY, from the coding sequence ATGACACCTGAAAATACAGAACTGCTTCAGCAGCTGCTGGACAACATGACGGATAACATTTTCTTTAAGGACCGCGATTCCCGTTTTATTCTGATGAACCGCTCCTGCGCCCAGTGGAACGGATTTGAAAACCCGCAGGCTGCGATCGGAAAAGATGATTTTGACCTGCTGTCGGAAGAGTTTGCCCGAACCGCCCGAAATGATGAACTGCATATTTTTGAAACCGGCGAACCGCTTAAAGCCAAAGAGGAACATGTGGAGTGGGAAGACGGGCACATGAAATGGGTATCCACCACCAAAGTTCCCTTGCGCGACCGCGATGGACACATTACCGGATGCATCGGTATCGGCCGCGATATCACCGAACTGAAACAGAAAGAGGAAGAACTCGAAGCCGCATTGAACGAACTGCGACGGACCAATGCGCTGCTGCGGCAGGCCAACGAGCAGATTGCCAGCGACCTCCAGATGGCCGCACATCTGCAACAGACCTTCCTGCCTCACAACTATCCGGTTTTTCTTTCCGGCGATGGCAAACCGCTCCTCGATTTCCACTATTTCTATGAAGCCGACAATAAACTCGGCGGCGACTACTGTGCCGTGCATCGGCTCGACGACCACCGCGCCGGGCTGCTGATCTGCGATGTGATGGGCCACGGCGTACGCGCCGCATTAATTACCGGCCTGATCCGGTGCATTAGCGACCATTTGGCAACCCACCTGTCCTCCGCCGGCGAATTTCTGACCACGCTGAACCGGCAGCTTCATCCTATGCTACAAAGTGAAGATGCCTTTCTTTTTGCCACCGCCTGCTGCCTTGTTGTTGATGTACGCACCGGCGAACTGACCGGGGCGGTCGCGGGCCACCCGGCCCCCTATCTGATCCGTCCCGGAGAACACAGTGCCGAACCGCTTCCGATCGCCGAATCGGATACCGGCCCGGCCCTGGCCATCACTCCCGATTTTGAATACAGCACGTTCGCCCTTCAGCTTCAGCCCCGTGATGAAGTGCTGATGTATACCGACGGCATTGTTGAAGCTGAAAATGAAACCGGCGAGGAGTTTGGCGAACGACGGCTCCAGGAGCTTCTTATCCGTGAAAACGAGGTCACATTGAAAGCGCTGTTTCCCCGGATTCTTGAAGCTGCCCGGGCGCATGCCGGCAGCAGCAAACTGGGGGACGATGTCTGCCTGCTCGGATTTTCGCTGAATGCACTTCAATACTGA
- a CDS encoding HAD-IIA family hydrolase, with protein sequence MEILRNKKAFICDMDGVIYHGKNLLPGVAEFVNWLKTEHKKFLFLTNNSALTLRELSEKLGRMGLDVDESHFYSSARATAAFLASQKPNGTAYVIGDAGIINALYDEGYSINDTNPDYVVVSEGDNYDYARICKATRLVNEGAKLIGTNPDLTGPVEGGVLIPSTGALLAPIELATGSKAYYVGKPNPLMMRNALKKLGCQREETVIVGDRMDTDMIAGIEAEIATCLVLSGVSSRENVKQFAYGPDYILNGVGDIVPS encoded by the coding sequence ATGGAAATTCTGCGGAATAAAAAGGCGTTCATTTGCGATATGGACGGGGTGATTTATCACGGTAAAAATCTGCTGCCCGGTGTTGCGGAGTTTGTGAACTGGCTGAAGACGGAGCATAAAAAATTTCTGTTTCTCACGAATAACAGCGCGCTGACCTTGCGTGAGCTGAGCGAAAAACTGGGACGCATGGGGCTGGATGTCGATGAATCCCATTTTTATTCCAGTGCCCGGGCAACGGCGGCTTTTCTGGCCAGCCAGAAGCCGAACGGAACAGCTTATGTGATCGGTGATGCCGGGATCATCAATGCGCTTTATGATGAAGGGTATTCCATCAACGATACCAATCCGGATTATGTGGTGGTGAGCGAAGGCGACAATTATGATTATGCCCGCATCTGCAAAGCCACCCGGCTGGTGAACGAAGGAGCCAAGCTGATCGGTACCAATCCGGATCTCACCGGCCCGGTGGAGGGCGGCGTGCTGATTCCTTCAACCGGGGCGCTGCTGGCGCCGATTGAGCTGGCGACCGGCAGTAAGGCCTATTATGTCGGGAAACCCAATCCGCTGATGATGCGCAATGCGCTGAAAAAGCTGGGGTGTCAGCGTGAAGAGACGGTGATTGTCGGGGACCGTATGGATACGGATATGATCGCGGGTATTGAAGCGGAGATTGCCACCTGCCTTGTGCTGAGCGGAGTCAGTTCGCGCGAGAATGTCAAACAGTTTGCCTATGGTCCGGATTATATTCTCAACGGCGTCGGTGATATTGTGCCGTCATAA
- the sugE gene encoding quaternary ammonium compound efflux SMR transporter SugE — MNWAILILAGLFEMGWAVGLKFTKGFTRPGPTLWTISTMLISLWLLSVSMKTLPVGTAYGVWVGVGAVGTVILGIILFGEPANAGRLISVAFIVAGIIGLKLTTVH; from the coding sequence ATGAATTGGGCAATCCTGATTCTCGCGGGACTGTTTGAAATGGGATGGGCGGTGGGCCTTAAATTCACAAAGGGTTTTACACGACCAGGTCCCACACTGTGGACCATCTCAACCATGCTGATCAGCCTGTGGCTGCTCAGTGTTTCCATGAAGACGCTGCCGGTCGGAACCGCCTATGGGGTTTGGGTCGGCGTTGGCGCAGTCGGCACCGTGATTCTCGGAATTATACTCTTTGGCGAACCGGCAAATGCAGGCCGGCTGATCAGTGTTGCATTCATTGTTGCCGGCATCATCGGCCTGAAATTGACAACGGTACATTAA
- a CDS encoding 4Fe-4S dicluster domain-containing protein: MAIERIDGCIGCGTCVSACPTDVLRLNEKNGKAEIKYLQECQVCYLCQQYCPVDAITITDGRVIPSVTAWG, encoded by the coding sequence ATGGCAATCGAACGAATAGACGGATGTATTGGATGCGGAACCTGTGTTTCCGCATGTCCCACCGATGTGTTGAGGCTGAATGAAAAAAACGGCAAGGCGGAGATTAAATACCTGCAGGAATGTCAGGTGTGCTACCTGTGCCAGCAATACTGTCCGGTGGATGCGATCACTATTACCGATGGACGGGTCATTCCTTCCGTAACCGCATGGGGATAA
- a CDS encoding FAD-binding protein gives MNPLNTKFKRRGFLGAVGGGCAVISAAAYANREMPAGTEARPPISHGVGPSVKKKNATAGKLMQVTADVLVVGGGMAGVFAAVKAHDSGARVVLVDKGAVGRSGQTPFARGIFRFDEKDGMSKAEYLMKTAEAAEYMNNPAYTELLLDQSAAVVDELESWGFFEEATYTKAMNKPLKERKIRVIERVMLTHLLEKGGKAAGAMGLYIDKNESIAIHARSVILCTGASGFKPTGWQIGAQTADGDAMAYRIGAEISGKEWVDGHGGTNFGLEGKPMITASNTEEIRGMLGVEQNIEVEKNGPSVGGMMGPPRGGGEKGAHRGPPPGGGESGDRRGPPPDGDKMAGGPGGPPGGGGHGGPPPGGKGSKGPIVIGGVSAGMSNHKAEGLFPQDDQCSSNIPGLYAAGDSLCSMQNGGIYTQVGSSLAGSAAQGALAGKTAARYAATVQASRVTDEDLNLIRSDMYAPYLRERGFSPRWVTQTMQSVMIPNFILYVKSKERLQAALTYIEYIRDHQVPLLKADDLHELRLCHETANMVLNAEMKLRASLMRTESRGSHYREDYPERNDDEWLCWIKIRQDKNGNMETVKHPVPAV, from the coding sequence ATGAACCCGCTTAATACCAAATTTAAACGTCGCGGATTTCTCGGTGCGGTCGGTGGCGGCTGTGCGGTGATCAGTGCCGCCGCTTACGCAAACCGGGAAATGCCGGCCGGCACCGAAGCCCGCCCGCCGATATCGCATGGTGTCGGCCCGTCGGTGAAAAAGAAAAATGCAACCGCAGGAAAGCTGATGCAGGTGACTGCCGATGTGCTGGTGGTCGGCGGCGGTATGGCCGGGGTGTTTGCCGCGGTGAAGGCGCACGACAGCGGGGCACGGGTGGTGCTGGTGGACAAGGGCGCGGTCGGCCGGTCCGGCCAGACCCCGTTTGCCCGCGGTATTTTCCGGTTCGATGAAAAGGACGGAATGAGCAAAGCGGAATACTTAATGAAAACCGCCGAAGCGGCAGAGTATATGAACAACCCGGCTTACACGGAACTGCTGCTCGATCAGTCGGCCGCTGTGGTTGATGAACTGGAATCCTGGGGCTTTTTTGAAGAGGCCACCTATACCAAGGCGATGAACAAACCGCTCAAAGAACGAAAGATCCGGGTCATTGAGCGCGTCATGCTCACTCATCTTCTGGAGAAAGGCGGAAAAGCGGCCGGAGCGATGGGACTTTACATCGATAAAAACGAGTCCATTGCCATTCATGCCAGGAGCGTCATTCTCTGCACCGGAGCCAGCGGATTTAAACCAACCGGCTGGCAGATCGGAGCCCAGACGGCCGATGGGGATGCCATGGCCTACCGTATCGGGGCCGAGATCAGCGGAAAAGAGTGGGTAGACGGACATGGCGGAACCAATTTCGGTCTGGAAGGAAAGCCGATGATCACCGCTTCGAATACCGAGGAAATCCGCGGCATGCTCGGCGTTGAGCAGAATATTGAGGTCGAAAAAAACGGCCCGTCTGTCGGCGGCATGATGGGACCGCCTCGCGGCGGCGGTGAAAAGGGCGCGCACCGCGGCCCGCCGCCCGGCGGCGGCGAATCCGGGGATCGGCGCGGCCCGCCTCCGGACGGGGATAAAATGGCCGGTGGTCCGGGAGGTCCTCCCGGAGGCGGCGGTCATGGCGGCCCGCCGCCCGGAGGAAAAGGAAGCAAGGGACCCATCGTGATCGGCGGGGTTTCGGCGGGGATGTCGAATCATAAGGCGGAAGGGCTGTTTCCTCAGGATGATCAATGTTCTTCCAATATTCCGGGACTCTATGCTGCCGGTGATTCGCTTTGCTCCATGCAGAACGGTGGAATTTATACACAGGTCGGCTCTTCGCTCGCCGGTTCCGCCGCGCAGGGAGCGCTGGCCGGAAAAACTGCGGCGCGTTATGCAGCGACAGTACAGGCGAGCCGGGTGACCGATGAAGATCTGAACCTGATCCGGAGCGATATGTATGCCCCCTATCTGCGGGAACGCGGTTTTTCCCCGCGCTGGGTGACCCAGACCATGCAGAGTGTGATGATTCCGAATTTTATTCTTTATGTTAAAAGCAAAGAACGGCTGCAGGCTGCGCTGACCTATATTGAATATATCCGCGATCATCAGGTTCCGCTGCTGAAAGCGGATGATCTGCATGAGCTGCGCCTCTGTCATGAAACCGCGAATATGGTGCTCAATGCCGAGATGAAACTGCGGGCATCGCTGATGCGAACAGAAAGTCGCGGAAGCCATTACCGTGAAGATTATCCGGAGCGCAACGACGATGAATGGCTCTGCTGGATTAAGATCCGTCAGGATAAAAACGGAAATATGGAAACCGTGAAACATCCGGTTCCTGCAGTCTGA
- a CDS encoding LysR substrate-binding domain-containing protein — protein MNLQAFKYLMALDEHGGFHKAADACHVSQPALSIQIKKFEEELGISLLERGHKEFIFTPAGLEVLERARGIMRRVGEIEELSRLWNDPYSGELSIGAFPTLAPYYFPQILDHFIDSYPELRINLIEEKTHVLIERLKAGTLDAAFLAEPVEDAALEHGTIFSEEFYVGIPPNHALSKRKTVDPAQLSAEKLLLLEEGHCLRGQALEYCSTAGMGEVLNFRASSMETLLQMVAMGRAISLIPDCVAKRNPQIHYVKLKGGGAMRTIGLYWRRSSVRKDLMRELVDDLSREYGK, from the coding sequence ATGAATTTACAGGCATTCAAATATCTGATGGCATTGGATGAACATGGCGGGTTTCATAAGGCGGCGGATGCCTGCCACGTGAGCCAGCCGGCCCTGAGCATCCAGATTAAAAAGTTTGAAGAGGAGCTGGGCATCTCACTGCTGGAGCGCGGACACAAGGAATTTATCTTTACGCCGGCGGGTCTCGAGGTGCTGGAACGCGCGCGGGGCATTATGCGGCGGGTCGGGGAGATTGAGGAGCTTTCCAGGCTTTGGAACGATCCCTATTCCGGTGAGCTTTCCATCGGGGCGTTTCCGACGCTGGCACCGTATTATTTTCCGCAGATTCTGGATCATTTTATCGACAGCTATCCGGAGCTGCGTATCAACCTGATCGAAGAAAAGACGCATGTGCTGATTGAGCGGCTGAAGGCGGGGACGCTGGATGCGGCCTTTCTGGCGGAGCCGGTCGAGGATGCCGCACTGGAGCACGGCACGATTTTTTCGGAAGAGTTTTATGTGGGTATTCCACCGAACCATGCGCTCTCAAAACGTAAGACCGTGGATCCGGCTCAGCTCTCTGCCGAAAAACTGCTGTTGCTTGAAGAGGGGCACTGCCTGCGCGGTCAGGCGCTGGAATATTGTTCTACGGCCGGCATGGGGGAGGTATTAAACTTTCGGGCTTCATCGATGGAGACGCTGCTGCAGATGGTGGCGATGGGGCGCGCCATTTCGCTGATTCCCGACTGCGTTGCGAAACGCAATCCGCAGATTCATTATGTGAAACTCAAGGGTGGCGGGGCGATGCGCACCATCGGTCTCTACTGGCGCCGTTCGAGCGTTCGGAAAGACCTGATGCGCGAACTGGTGGATGATTTGAGCCGGGAGTATGGGAAGTAA
- a CDS encoding response regulator transcription factor, translated as MKLLIVEDEADLREALAMALKDEGYAVDQAEDGEEGFYMAVEWNYDAIILDIMMPRMNGWEVMEKLRKVKDTPVLILTARGAVDDRIRGLDLGSDDFMVKPFDMDELAARLRALIRRAAGKSTATLSFQELEIDTVKKTVSVEGSPVKLTALEYALVHYLMMHRDAVVSRTELYEHLFNEDDDSLSNVLDVHVCNARRKLGGAYIKTRRGLGYTMGA; from the coding sequence ATGAAGTTGCTGATTGTGGAAGATGAAGCGGATCTCAGAGAAGCGCTGGCCATGGCCCTGAAAGATGAGGGCTATGCCGTCGACCAGGCCGAAGATGGCGAAGAGGGTTTTTATATGGCGGTGGAGTGGAACTATGACGCCATCATTCTCGACATCATGATGCCCCGCATGAACGGCTGGGAAGTGATGGAAAAACTGCGCAAAGTTAAAGATACACCGGTGCTGATTCTGACCGCACGCGGTGCTGTGGATGACCGGATACGCGGACTGGATCTGGGCTCCGATGATTTTATGGTCAAACCGTTCGATATGGATGAGCTCGCCGCACGCCTTCGGGCCCTGATCCGGCGCGCCGCAGGAAAATCAACCGCCACACTCTCCTTCCAGGAGCTGGAAATTGATACCGTCAAAAAAACCGTTTCCGTCGAAGGTTCTCCCGTCAAACTCACCGCGTTGGAATATGCGCTGGTGCACTATCTCATGATGCATCGCGATGCCGTCGTCAGCCGCACCGAACTGTATGAACATCTTTTCAACGAGGACGACGACTCCCTCTCAAATGTGCTGGATGTCCACGTCTGCAATGCACGTCGCAAGCTGGGCGGTGCATACATCAAAACCCGCCGCGGCCTCGGCTACACGATGGGCGCCTGA
- a CDS encoding sensor histidine kinase: protein MKSHRSIRWMLIMWNMLLLAAVLITLLFLHYHLQRTSAINRIDATLQSTLIEVLPTVAPPDARRTGFQSRFDRPPPDHELPNLGPQNDEVSMLETETQQFLEQLPDDNLYLMAWDPEGRLTHHIGQTPEVQYTDYEQLTEDRMYIVRQGARELVTRHPTGALVVIGKPLDEVSRQLRNLRGYLILIGGGIFLLGFGGGRIMIGRALKPIREISRTAEEISAGAHSRRIELADAPKELESLAGTLNRSFDHLDAAIENQKRFSADASHELRTPIAVVLAQTQAGLKKVRTPAEYQLILEACLRAGTRMKSMADSLLDLTRIDGKEAPLNKTVQSLNNIVFQTVEDAAFLSDLHPVDFHSVETSLNADVDETRIQQILMNLIRNAILHNPDGCPIHVALTPRNGFAEITISDEGSGIPEDSLARIFERFYRADQSRSREQGGAGLGLSIVKSLVEAHGGKIDVHNDGGAVFTIRIPLA, encoded by the coding sequence ATGAAATCCCACCGTTCCATCCGCTGGATGCTGATCATGTGGAATATGCTGCTGCTCGCTGCAGTGCTGATCACGCTGTTGTTCCTGCACTATCATCTGCAGCGTACTTCGGCCATCAACCGGATCGATGCCACGTTGCAAAGTACCCTGATCGAAGTCCTCCCCACCGTCGCCCCGCCGGACGCCCGCCGCACCGGATTCCAGTCCCGGTTCGACCGGCCGCCGCCGGATCACGAACTGCCGAACCTCGGCCCCCAGAATGACGAAGTCTCCATGCTGGAGACCGAAACCCAGCAGTTTCTCGAGCAGCTGCCCGACGACAACCTTTATCTGATGGCCTGGGATCCGGAAGGCCGCCTCACCCACCACATCGGTCAGACCCCTGAAGTGCAATACACTGATTATGAACAACTGACTGAAGACCGAATGTACATCGTCCGGCAGGGTGCCCGGGAATTGGTCACCCGGCACCCAACCGGAGCCCTCGTTGTGATTGGAAAACCCCTGGATGAAGTCAGCCGGCAGCTCCGAAACCTGCGGGGATACCTTATCCTTATCGGCGGCGGAATTTTTCTGCTCGGCTTCGGCGGCGGACGCATCATGATCGGCCGGGCACTGAAACCCATCCGGGAAATCAGCCGGACGGCAGAAGAGATTTCGGCCGGAGCACACAGCCGCAGAATTGAACTCGCCGATGCTCCGAAAGAACTCGAAAGCCTGGCCGGCACACTGAACCGTTCCTTTGATCACCTCGACGCCGCCATCGAAAATCAGAAACGTTTTTCCGCCGATGCCTCGCACGAACTGCGCACCCCCATCGCCGTCGTGCTGGCCCAGACCCAGGCCGGACTGAAAAAAGTGCGTACTCCTGCCGAATATCAATTGATCCTGGAAGCCTGTCTGCGGGCCGGAACACGGATGAAATCCATGGCCGACAGCCTGCTCGATCTGACCCGTATCGATGGGAAAGAAGCTCCTCTGAACAAAACCGTACAATCCCTAAACAACATCGTTTTCCAAACCGTTGAAGACGCAGCTTTTCTCTCCGATCTGCATCCCGTCGATTTCCACTCTGTGGAAACTTCGCTCAATGCCGATGTGGATGAAACCCGTATTCAGCAAATACTGATGAATCTGATCCGCAATGCCATCCTGCACAATCCTGACGGTTGCCCGATTCATGTTGCTTTAACCCCAAGAAACGGTTTTGCAGAAATCACAATCTCCGATGAAGGCTCCGGAATTCCCGAAGATTCGCTGGCCCGGATTTTTGAACGCTTTTACCGCGCCGATCAATCGCGCTCCCGCGAACAGGGCGGTGCCGGACTCGGCCTCTCTATCGTGAAAAGCCTCGTCGAAGCTCACGGCGGAAAAATCGATGTCCACAACGACGGCGGTGCCGTCTTCACGATCCGGATTCCCCTCGCGTAA
- a CDS encoding alpha/beta hydrolase: MKKETAIFFALLTVSAGFAQRSAPTSTNDDRLKKLLERRPELDADNDGILTLAELRAARGQIKKQPQNNQRKRLQKRTPTFSDVSYGAYDSMTFDFWQAESQTPAPLFVFIHGGGFRSGDKSTLNPILLEGFLSNGVSVASINYRLSGIAPFPAQMHDSARAIQFLRSKAGAWNIHPGKVAAGGGSAGSGIAQWLAFHDDLKNPESQDPVEQQSTRLTCALAFSMQSTYDPRVIQKIIPGIAFDDSALKPFYGLPADWNWETDPVDKKLDALIKEASPINHLTADDPPVFIYHSEKTRQPGNIHHPDFGIHLAEAMDKLNIDYVRTTSADYDSRSAPFEAMVQFVLRYLK, from the coding sequence ATGAAAAAAGAAACCGCGATATTTTTTGCCCTTCTGACCGTGTCAGCGGGATTTGCCCAGCGCAGCGCACCAACATCGACAAATGATGACCGGCTGAAAAAGCTGCTGGAGCGGCGGCCGGAGCTCGATGCCGACAACGACGGGATTTTAACTCTGGCCGAACTGCGGGCCGCTCGCGGTCAGATAAAAAAACAGCCGCAGAATAATCAGCGGAAACGGCTGCAGAAACGCACCCCGACCTTTTCCGATGTTTCCTACGGAGCATATGATTCCATGACGTTCGATTTCTGGCAGGCGGAATCACAGACCCCCGCTCCGCTTTTCGTTTTCATTCACGGCGGCGGATTCCGAAGCGGCGATAAATCGACCCTCAACCCGATTCTGCTCGAAGGTTTTCTATCCAACGGCGTATCCGTGGCCTCGATCAACTATCGTCTTTCCGGGATCGCCCCTTTCCCGGCTCAGATGCACGACAGCGCCCGGGCCATCCAGTTCCTCCGATCCAAAGCCGGAGCATGGAATATTCATCCCGGAAAGGTCGCGGCCGGCGGCGGTTCGGCCGGATCCGGCATTGCCCAGTGGCTTGCATTTCATGACGACCTTAAAAATCCGGAAAGCCAGGACCCTGTTGAACAACAGTCCACCCGCCTCACCTGTGCCCTGGCCTTCAGTATGCAGTCCACCTACGATCCGCGTGTAATACAGAAAATCATTCCCGGCATCGCCTTCGATGATTCCGCGTTAAAACCGTTCTACGGACTTCCCGCCGACTGGAACTGGGAAACGGACCCGGTCGACAAAAAACTCGATGCGCTGATCAAAGAGGCCTCGCCCATCAATCATCTGACTGCGGATGACCCGCCGGTCTTCATCTACCACTCGGAAAAAACCCGCCAGCCCGGCAACATTCATCATCCCGACTTCGGCATCCATCTGGCTGAAGCCATGGATAAACTGAACATTGATTATGTCCGGACCACCAGTGCCGACTACGACTCCCGCTCCGCCCCCTTTGAAGCGATGGTTCAGTTTGTCCTTCGCTATCTTAAATAA